A region of Thiofilum sp. DNA encodes the following proteins:
- the hscB gene encoding Fe-S protein assembly co-chaperone HscB, producing MLMISPSLATHWFELFGLPVQFEVDQALLTQRFRALQTQFHPDRFANQSDVERRLAVQTTSLINEAYTGLKNPRLRARYLLEQAGSVLNDELDTIQDKGFLMQQMQWREAIDEALESVEPLEALDEVASEIQNANSVLYHEFAQAWDAQQLEVAKQVVLKLRFYERLQEEIRRQQERLDV from the coding sequence ATGCTAATGATCTCCCCCTCACTCGCTACCCATTGGTTTGAATTATTTGGTCTACCTGTGCAGTTCGAGGTAGACCAAGCGTTGCTCACTCAACGTTTTAGAGCATTACAAACCCAATTTCATCCTGATCGTTTTGCTAACCAGTCGGATGTCGAAAGACGTTTGGCAGTGCAAACTACTTCGTTGATCAATGAAGCCTATACAGGGTTAAAAAATCCTCGTTTACGAGCGCGTTATTTACTAGAGCAAGCGGGTAGTGTCTTAAACGATGAGTTAGATACTATTCAGGATAAGGGCTTTCTCATGCAGCAAATGCAATGGCGTGAAGCTATTGATGAGGCTTTGGAGAGTGTCGAGCCTTTAGAGGCTTTGGATGAGGTAGCCAGCGAGATTCAGAATGCTAATTCGGTACTCTATCATGAGTTTGCTCAAGCATGGGATGCGCAACAGTTAGAAGTCGCTAAGCAAGTCGTATTGAAATTACGTTTTTATGAGCGTTTACAAGAAGAAATTCGCCGCCAACAAGAGCGCTTAGACGTTTAA
- the hscA gene encoding Fe-S protein assembly chaperone HscA, whose amino-acid sequence MALLQISEPGMATAPHQRRLAAGIDLGTTNSLIATVRSGEAVTLADEQGSHLLPSIVYYSANASPLVGDAAKAYQLTDPLNTIASVKRLMGRGQQDILTLAGQLPFKLVTNDSSVPRIQTSAGAVTAVEVSAQILKALKARAEAALGDELSGVVITVPAYFDDAQRQATRDAATLAGLNVYRLLNEPTAAAVAYGLDHQAEGVIAVYDLGGGTFDISILRLEKGVFEVLATGGDSALGGDDLDHALAEYLLQQAHLSASDNPKILREALVTARTVKEQLSAELAVSVQLGTWQGHITRSQLEELIKPLVQKTIQACRRVVRDAGLSKDDIQYVVLVGGSTRVPLVRAQVAEFFQTEPLCSLDPDRVVALGAALQADVLAGNKPDAEMLLLDVIPLSLGLETMGGLVERVINRNTTIPVTRAQEFTTFKDGQSSMSIHVLQGERDTVEHCRSLARFVLRGIPPMVAGAARIRVTFQVDADGLLNVSAQELTSGVKASIEVKPSYGLSDDEIASMLQDSMANAHEDLVARRLREQQVEAERVLEAIDSALKQDGSELLSSDEQALIGAAREQLALVRQSHEPQLIETAIKQLEQTAAFYVERRMNHSIRAAMAGHTVDEFRG is encoded by the coding sequence ATGGCACTGCTGCAAATATCAGAGCCGGGTATGGCTACTGCTCCACACCAACGTCGATTAGCGGCAGGTATTGATTTAGGTACAACCAATTCACTCATTGCCACGGTGCGTAGTGGCGAGGCTGTAACCCTAGCAGATGAACAGGGTAGCCATTTATTGCCTTCTATTGTTTACTATTCAGCCAATGCTTCCCCCTTAGTAGGCGATGCGGCTAAAGCCTATCAACTCACAGATCCACTTAATACTATAGCCTCCGTCAAGCGCTTAATGGGGCGTGGGCAACAAGATATATTGACGCTTGCAGGTCAACTACCTTTTAAATTGGTGACTAATGACAGTTCAGTACCACGCATTCAAACCAGTGCTGGTGCTGTGACAGCGGTAGAAGTGTCAGCTCAAATATTAAAAGCACTTAAAGCGCGAGCCGAGGCTGCATTAGGGGACGAGTTAAGTGGGGTAGTAATAACAGTTCCTGCTTATTTTGATGATGCCCAGCGCCAAGCCACCCGTGATGCAGCCACTTTGGCTGGTTTAAACGTTTATCGTCTCCTGAATGAGCCGACCGCAGCGGCGGTTGCTTACGGCTTAGACCATCAAGCGGAGGGAGTCATTGCAGTTTATGATCTGGGGGGCGGAACTTTTGATATTTCCATTTTACGTTTAGAAAAGGGAGTATTTGAGGTATTAGCTACAGGAGGCGATTCAGCTTTAGGTGGAGATGATTTGGATCATGCACTTGCCGAATACCTACTACAACAAGCGCATTTAAGTGCATCTGATAATCCCAAAATCCTCCGAGAAGCGTTAGTCACGGCGCGTACTGTAAAAGAGCAATTAAGTGCTGAATTAGCAGTATCAGTTCAACTAGGGACGTGGCAAGGGCATATAACCCGTAGTCAGTTGGAGGAGCTAATTAAGCCCTTAGTACAAAAAACTATTCAAGCTTGTCGGCGGGTAGTCCGTGACGCGGGATTGAGTAAAGATGATATTCAATATGTAGTCTTGGTCGGAGGATCGACTCGCGTACCGTTAGTGCGTGCACAAGTCGCTGAATTTTTCCAAACCGAGCCTTTATGCTCACTAGACCCTGATCGCGTGGTGGCATTGGGTGCGGCGTTGCAAGCTGATGTCTTAGCGGGTAATAAGCCTGATGCCGAAATGTTGCTGTTGGACGTGATTCCGCTGTCTCTAGGATTAGAGACTATGGGGGGCTTAGTAGAGCGAGTTATTAATCGCAATACCACTATCCCTGTTACGCGTGCCCAAGAGTTTACTACCTTCAAAGACGGACAAAGCTCAATGTCGATTCATGTGCTACAAGGTGAACGCGATACTGTTGAACATTGTCGCTCGTTAGCACGTTTTGTATTACGTGGTATTCCGCCTATGGTGGCAGGGGCTGCACGCATTCGTGTGACTTTCCAAGTCGATGCTGATGGCTTATTAAATGTGAGTGCTCAAGAGCTAACCAGTGGGGTCAAAGCAAGTATCGAGGTGAAGCCTTCTTACGGTTTAAGTGATGATGAAATAGCTAGCATGTTGCAAGATTCCATGGCAAATGCACATGAGGATTTAGTGGCTAGACGCTTACGCGAGCAACAAGTAGAAGCAGAGCGCGTGCTAGAGGCTATTGATTCTGCATTAAAGCAGGATGGTTCTGAATTACTCAGTAGTGACGAGCAAGCACTCATTGGAGCAGCACGCGAACAACTAGCCTTAGTGCGGCAAAGCCATGAGCCGCAGCTAATTGAAACAGCTATTAAGCAGTTAGAACAAACAGCGGCTTTTTATGTTGAGCGCCGTATGAATCATAGTATTCGTGCCGCTATGGCGGGACATACAGTGGATGAATTTAGAGGTTAA
- the fdx gene encoding ISC system 2Fe-2S type ferredoxin encodes MPKLIFLPHEVICPEGAMIEVEAGISICDAALQHHIEIEHACEKSCACTTCHVYVREGGDSLEPASDLEEDYLDKAWGVDPDSRLSCQALVADEDLVIELPKYTINMVSEQH; translated from the coding sequence ATGCCAAAACTTATCTTTTTACCCCATGAGGTCATTTGTCCCGAAGGTGCGATGATTGAGGTCGAGGCAGGCATTAGCATTTGCGATGCAGCGCTCCAACATCATATTGAAATTGAACATGCTTGTGAGAAGTCATGTGCTTGCACTACCTGTCATGTCTATGTACGTGAGGGCGGGGACTCATTGGAGCCAGCGAGTGATCTAGAAGAGGATTATTTAGATAAAGCTTGGGGAGTAGATCCCGACTCACGTTTGAGTTGTCAAGCACTGGTCGCCGATGAGGATTTGGTGATTGAGCTACCTAAGTACACGATTAATATGGTTTCTGAACAGCACTAG
- the iscX gene encoding Fe-S cluster assembly protein IscX has translation MSLKWTDTIDIAQELYDTHSDVDPRYIRFTDLHRWVTELDGFDDLPDRSNEKILEAIQMAWIDEAGLD, from the coding sequence ATGAGTTTAAAATGGACTGATACCATCGATATTGCTCAGGAATTATATGATACCCATTCCGATGTCGACCCGCGCTATATTCGGTTTACTGATTTACATCGCTGGGTCACTGAACTAGATGGTTTCGATGATTTACCGGATCGCTCTAATGAAAAAATTTTAGAAGCTATTCAAATGGCATGGATTGATGAGGCGGGTCTAGACTAA
- the iscX gene encoding Fe-S cluster assembly protein IscX: MGLKCRDKQDIAIELDEAHPDLNPANIKNAQLRALILELDEFEDEPEKLSDKTLDAIRKVWLDERGLL; this comes from the coding sequence ATGGGTCTGAAATGTCGGGATAAACAAGATATTGCGATTGAATTAGACGAAGCACATCCTGATTTAAATCCAGCCAATATTAAAAATGCGCAATTACGGGCATTGATTCTAGAGCTAGATGAGTTTGAGGATGAGCCTGAAAAACTAAGCGATAAAACCTTAGATGCTATTCGTAAGGTTTGGTTAGATGAACGCGGTCTACTGTAA
- a CDS encoding anhydro-N-acetylmuramic acid kinase: MGESTPSYYIGLMSGTSLDGIDTVLASFEHQSVQLQHALCYPLDSDLRQHINQMLSPEWHGSLVDYGHLDQLLGIQFAQAVNALLEQAQLEPKQIKAIGSHGQTLCHAPNASLPFTLQAGDPNQISERTGITTIADFRRRDMAAGGQGAPLVPAFHRAVFFSSETHRTVLNIGGLANLTVLNTDRDAPVYGFDTGPGNTLIDQWCFKYTGQHYDKNGDWARSGNIHPEVLEAMLKDPYFKLAPPKSTGREHFNLGWVAQKCSHRELAPADVQTTLTELTAITISQAIQAQAPQTQELVICGGGVHNRYLWERIQYHCDPIKLLSTADLGADPDWVEALAFAWFAKQTLEGKPSNMPSVTGARGERILGAIYPA, from the coding sequence ATGGGTGAGTCAACACCTTCTTATTATATCGGGCTAATGTCTGGCACTAGCTTAGATGGTATTGATACCGTTTTAGCTAGTTTTGAACACCAAAGTGTGCAACTACAACACGCACTCTGCTATCCACTAGACAGTGATTTACGTCAACACATTAATCAGATGCTATCCCCCGAATGGCACGGTAGCCTAGTTGACTATGGTCATCTTGACCAATTATTAGGTATTCAGTTTGCGCAAGCAGTCAATGCACTACTAGAACAGGCTCAACTAGAGCCTAAGCAAATAAAAGCTATTGGCAGTCATGGTCAAACTTTGTGTCATGCACCGAATGCTAGTCTACCTTTTACTTTGCAAGCAGGTGATCCTAATCAAATTAGTGAGCGTACCGGTATTACTACCATAGCTGACTTTAGGCGGCGTGATATGGCAGCCGGAGGTCAAGGCGCTCCGCTAGTACCGGCGTTTCATCGAGCCGTATTCTTTAGCTCTGAGACTCATCGCACCGTACTAAATATTGGCGGACTCGCTAATCTCACCGTTCTTAACACGGATCGTGATGCGCCGGTGTATGGATTTGATACCGGCCCGGGTAATACCTTAATTGACCAGTGGTGCTTCAAATATACAGGGCAACACTATGATAAAAATGGCGACTGGGCACGTAGCGGTAATATCCACCCCGAAGTCCTAGAAGCTATGCTCAAAGACCCCTATTTCAAATTAGCCCCGCCTAAAAGTACCGGACGCGAGCATTTTAATTTGGGTTGGGTAGCACAAAAATGCAGTCACCGTGAACTAGCCCCCGCTGATGTACAAACCACGCTAACCGAGCTTACTGCTATCACCATTAGCCAAGCTATACAAGCACAGGCACCTCAAACGCAAGAACTGGTTATTTGTGGGGGTGGGGTACACAACCGCTATTTATGGGAACGGATTCAATATCATTGCGACCCTATTAAATTACTCAGTACAGCAGATTTAGGGGCTGATCCCGATTGGGTAGAGGCTCTGGCTTTTGCGTGGTTTGCCAAGCAAACACTCGAAGGCAAACCTAGTAATATGCCCTCAGTTACCGGAGCTAGAGGTGAGCGTATTTTAGGTGCAATTTATCCAGCCTAG
- a CDS encoding M23 family metallopeptidase has translation MERYNLPSGGIEVIITHDHKITTRTPYLAPIDKALTTHKIAQTLNASHVYHPFRYFITRTLMAALVLAALGNVPVYSRLSVDSSGTLDEHINSALQIEQELANLDLIDSNAEAETERLLELELESYQYNPFNSNGEVVMPSPKDSPTEPTTTPLANTTETLNIPPIPQPRAAEYGRWEHKVLTDNQTLAAFLKAQKLDQIVTKVAENPTISANLKELKAGRRVFLRTKGEELNQLIYAQDENKAFVITRFGSQYQGEWDTTYYTARQTELGFQIDTSLSKSAHDVGIPSTITKQLIQAFKNEINFRNFKQGDRIAVIFEDFRYKDKSIYSEDLLAAEIQHDNKTLRRVRFSLAEGKAHYLDPNSGVEVLQRTAFNRRPIQGGRMSSGFGFRSHPVLGQWRLHKGTDFAAPSGTPIYATGDGTVKFIGRQKGYGKVIELAHEGNITTLYGHMSAFKQGLEAGSTVQRGQVIGYVGSTGRSTGNHVHYEFRQNNEALNPMTVALPKAGLLTPEERLAFNRSATRFVKRLAQLQLANDPAINNIKLTQQAN, from the coding sequence ATGGAGCGTTATAATCTCCCTAGCGGGGGTATTGAAGTTATTATTACTCATGATCACAAAATTACGACCCGCACACCCTATCTTGCTCCCATTGATAAAGCGCTAACGACTCATAAAATTGCGCAAACTTTAAATGCCTCCCACGTCTATCATCCTTTCCGCTACTTTATTACACGTACTCTAATGGCTGCATTAGTCTTAGCAGCTTTAGGCAATGTCCCTGTTTATTCTAGGCTCTCTGTCGATAGTTCTGGCACTTTAGATGAGCATATCAACTCGGCTTTACAAATAGAGCAAGAGTTGGCTAATTTGGACCTGATAGATAGTAATGCCGAGGCAGAAACCGAACGTTTGCTAGAGTTGGAATTAGAAAGCTATCAGTATAATCCTTTTAACTCTAATGGAGAGGTTGTTATGCCTTCTCCTAAAGACAGTCCTACTGAACCAACCACTACCCCTCTGGCGAACACTACTGAAACCCTCAATATTCCTCCTATACCGCAACCTAGAGCAGCGGAGTATGGGCGTTGGGAGCATAAGGTTTTAACAGACAATCAAACCTTAGCAGCCTTTCTTAAGGCACAAAAGCTGGATCAGATAGTTACTAAAGTCGCTGAAAACCCAACTATTAGTGCTAATTTAAAAGAGCTAAAAGCCGGACGTAGAGTATTCTTACGTACTAAAGGTGAGGAGCTAAACCAACTCATCTATGCACAAGATGAGAATAAAGCCTTTGTCATAACGCGCTTTGGTTCGCAATACCAAGGAGAATGGGACACTACCTATTACACGGCTCGGCAAACTGAACTCGGTTTTCAGATTGATACGTCTTTGTCTAAGTCTGCCCATGACGTAGGCATTCCTAGCACCATCACGAAACAACTGATTCAAGCCTTTAAAAATGAGATCAATTTTCGCAATTTTAAACAAGGCGACCGCATTGCTGTCATTTTTGAAGACTTTCGTTATAAGGACAAAAGTATTTATAGCGAAGACCTGCTAGCGGCTGAAATTCAGCATGATAATAAAACTCTGCGTCGTGTGCGTTTTAGCTTAGCGGAGGGTAAAGCTCATTACCTAGACCCTAATAGTGGCGTTGAAGTCTTACAACGTACTGCTTTTAATCGACGCCCTATTCAAGGGGGACGAATGAGTTCAGGGTTTGGCTTTCGCTCCCATCCGGTGCTAGGTCAGTGGCGGCTACATAAAGGCACTGATTTTGCAGCACCGAGCGGCACACCGATTTATGCCACCGGTGATGGTACTGTTAAATTTATTGGACGCCAAAAAGGCTACGGTAAGGTTATTGAGCTAGCGCACGAGGGTAATATCACCACTTTATACGGTCATATGTCTGCTTTCAAACAAGGGCTTGAAGCAGGTAGTACGGTACAGCGTGGTCAGGTGATTGGTTATGTCGGTTCTACAGGACGTTCAACGGGTAATCATGTACACTATGAATTCCGTCAAAATAACGAAGCTTTAAATCCTATGACGGTTGCATTACCAAAAGCAGGGTTATTAACACCTGAAGAACGCTTGGCCTTTAATCGCTCGGCAACACGTTTTGTTAAACGCTTAGCACAACTTCAACTCGCTAATGATCCTGCCATCAATAACATAAAGTTAACACAGCAGGCAAATTAA
- the tyrS gene encoding tyrosine--tRNA ligase, with protein sequence MEHIVDQLQELERGTEEVLVKTELIEKLKKNQPLRVKAGFDPTAPDLHFGHTVLINKLRQFQEFGHQVVFLIGDFTGMIGDPTGKSATRPPLTREQVLQNAETYKEQVFKILDPERTEIAFNSTWMTELGSAGLIQLAAKHTVARMLERDDFNKRYKSNQPIAIHEFLYPLAQGYDSVALRADVELGGTDQKFNLLVGRELQKQYGQESQVVMTVPLLEGLDGVNKMSKSLGNYIGITDKPDDMFGKIMSISDELMWRYFDLLSFRKLAEIKQLKDEVAAGKNPRDVKFLLAEELIARFHNQAAAVAARESFIARFQKGALPDDLQAIELSIDGEGIKIASLLKQAGLCSSTSDALRMIEQDAVKIDSERVEDKNLLITKGFAGVFQVGKRKFARITVK encoded by the coding sequence ATGGAGCATATTGTCGATCAACTGCAAGAATTAGAGCGTGGCACTGAGGAAGTTCTAGTCAAAACAGAACTTATCGAGAAACTTAAAAAGAACCAGCCATTGCGTGTGAAAGCAGGATTTGATCCTACTGCACCTGATTTGCATTTTGGACATACGGTACTGATTAATAAACTGCGTCAGTTTCAAGAGTTTGGTCATCAGGTGGTTTTCTTGATTGGTGACTTTACAGGCATGATTGGTGATCCCACTGGGAAATCAGCCACTCGTCCGCCGCTCACGCGTGAACAAGTCCTACAAAATGCCGAAACCTATAAAGAGCAAGTGTTTAAAATCCTCGATCCAGAACGTACTGAGATTGCTTTTAACTCGACTTGGATGACTGAACTAGGTTCGGCTGGATTAATTCAATTAGCGGCTAAACATACCGTTGCTCGTATGCTAGAGCGTGATGATTTCAATAAGCGTTATAAATCTAACCAGCCGATTGCTATTCATGAGTTCTTATACCCTTTAGCGCAAGGTTACGATTCAGTGGCTTTGAGAGCGGATGTAGAGTTAGGGGGCACTGATCAGAAGTTCAACTTGTTAGTAGGGCGTGAATTACAAAAGCAATACGGACAAGAATCACAAGTTGTGATGACTGTACCTTTACTAGAAGGCTTAGATGGTGTGAATAAGATGTCTAAGTCTCTAGGTAACTATATCGGTATTACGGATAAACCGGACGATATGTTTGGTAAGATCATGTCTATCTCGGATGAGTTGATGTGGCGTTACTTTGACTTGCTCAGTTTTCGTAAATTGGCTGAGATTAAACAGCTCAAAGACGAGGTTGCAGCAGGTAAAAATCCGCGCGATGTGAAGTTCTTGTTAGCAGAAGAATTAATTGCTCGATTCCATAATCAAGCAGCGGCGGTGGCTGCCCGCGAGAGTTTTATTGCACGTTTCCAAAAGGGTGCTTTACCCGATGATTTGCAGGCAATTGAACTCAGTATAGACGGTGAAGGTATTAAAATTGCGTCTTTACTAAAGCAAGCAGGTCTATGTAGTAGTACGTCAGATGCGTTACGTATGATTGAGCAGGATGCAGTGAAAATTGATAGTGAGCGTGTAGAGGATAAAAACCTATTGATTACTAAAGGTTTTGCGGGTGTGTTCCAAGTAGGCAAGCGTAAGTTTGCTCGTATCACCGTAAAATAA
- a CDS encoding DUF1501 domain-containing protein — MKRRDFLKVAATLPTFSILPITSEAARTNTSPDRIVVFVKLAGGNDGLNMVVPYQDPQYYKLRPTVAVPRHLALPLEQNMALNPYMKALMPLWKAGEIAWLQGIGYQNTDLSHFRSLDIWETASSVNEYKTEGWLNDVLPRFKPGLHGIVLDEEAGPFCGKDCNAIAMQSPEVFLSQVSLVDDIRPNTYNPALKHITQVQHQLYAAGNQLRTKMSRPQGLNVPFSTSVFGRRLESVAKMIVNGIDAAAYKVELDGFDTHVNQVDVQSNLLQHLAVGLASFANAMKRAGKWDNVIVVTYSEFGRRVQENHGRGTDHGSGSTHIVMGGRVRGGLYGDNPRLTELDHNMNLPSHMDFRKLYGTITQNWWRQNNPWAGLGVLPIIS, encoded by the coding sequence ATGAAACGGCGTGATTTTTTAAAAGTAGCAGCAACTTTACCTACTTTTAGTATCCTACCTATTACCAGCGAAGCCGCACGAACTAATACTAGCCCAGATAGGATTGTAGTATTTGTTAAATTAGCAGGTGGTAATGATGGATTGAATATGGTAGTACCCTATCAAGATCCTCAATATTACAAACTACGTCCTACCGTTGCAGTACCCAGACATTTAGCCTTACCTTTAGAACAAAACATGGCACTCAATCCGTATATGAAGGCGCTAATGCCTTTATGGAAAGCGGGTGAAATTGCTTGGCTACAGGGTATAGGCTATCAGAATACTGATCTATCTCATTTCCGTTCTTTAGACATTTGGGAAACAGCCAGCTCAGTTAATGAGTATAAAACAGAGGGTTGGCTTAATGATGTATTGCCTCGTTTTAAGCCGGGCTTGCATGGTATTGTTTTGGATGAAGAAGCAGGTCCATTTTGTGGTAAAGATTGTAATGCAATTGCTATGCAAAGCCCTGAGGTATTCTTAAGTCAGGTCAGTTTAGTAGATGATATAAGACCTAATACCTATAATCCTGCGCTTAAACATATTACCCAAGTACAACATCAATTATATGCAGCAGGTAATCAATTACGTACTAAAATGTCTCGTCCACAAGGGTTAAATGTACCTTTTTCTACTAGCGTATTTGGTAGACGTTTAGAATCAGTAGCCAAAATGATTGTTAATGGTATTGATGCCGCTGCTTATAAAGTTGAGTTAGACGGTTTCGATACTCATGTGAATCAAGTGGATGTGCAAAGTAATTTGCTACAGCATTTAGCCGTAGGTTTAGCCTCGTTTGCCAATGCTATGAAAAGAGCCGGTAAATGGGATAATGTTATCGTAGTTACTTACTCAGAATTTGGACGCAGAGTACAAGAAAATCATGGACGTGGTACTGATCATGGATCAGGCTCAACTCATATAGTTATGGGAGGGCGTGTAAGAGGTGGTTTGTATGGGGATAATCCACGACTAACTGAATTAGATCATAATATGAATTTACCTAGCCATATGGACTTTCGCAAACTATACGGCACTATTACCCAAAACTGGTGGCGGCAGAATAATCCTTGGGCAGGTCTAGGCGTTCTACCTATTATAAGTTAA
- a CDS encoding DUF1800 domain-containing protein, translating into MQVLTFSEARHLVARTGLGAEWETIQKLVGKQRSVAVDLILNQPVSLPKAPPALSPWNKLEPLRQVNAQGRKQAWMIAQREGKLLQSWWINHLIYTRSPFIERMTLFWHGLFTSSIQKTLQPSFLHKQNLLLRTHALGNFRQLLHSIAKDPAMLVYLDGHQNMQSSPNENFARELLELFTLGRGHYREADVKAATKAFTGWTLDPHSGSFTKRRDQHNTNRITFLGRSGQFDGEDILDILLQQPRTAESIVIQLWREFINPDRLDTGSIRQLAQVFRQSNYDIKTLMRALLNHEAFWAKHNRGTIIKSPIEILVGTIRMIPYPPETITEMVNLCRLLGQELFDPPNVKGWAGNQHWINSQTLLVRTSYLTKLSRGNLNRRVNTGLNLPKTSNEQIQEWMLAIPAVNPLPEIPGDRRLVRGLLLDPAFQLV; encoded by the coding sequence ATGCAAGTACTCACATTTAGTGAGGCTCGTCATCTTGTAGCTCGCACTGGGCTAGGTGCTGAGTGGGAGACAATACAAAAACTGGTGGGTAAACAAAGGTCAGTAGCAGTCGATTTAATATTAAATCAGCCTGTTAGCTTGCCAAAAGCTCCTCCAGCTTTGTCACCTTGGAACAAGTTAGAGCCTTTAAGACAAGTCAACGCGCAAGGTCGCAAACAAGCTTGGATGATTGCCCAGCGCGAGGGTAAGTTATTACAGAGCTGGTGGATTAATCATCTAATCTATACCAGATCGCCTTTCATTGAACGGATGACTTTGTTTTGGCATGGGTTATTTACCTCATCTATTCAAAAAACTTTACAACCCAGTTTTCTGCATAAACAAAATCTATTATTACGTACTCATGCACTAGGCAATTTCAGGCAATTACTTCATTCAATTGCCAAAGACCCTGCGATGTTAGTCTATCTTGATGGACATCAAAATATGCAGTCGAGTCCTAATGAAAACTTTGCACGGGAATTATTAGAGCTATTTACTTTAGGTCGTGGGCATTATCGTGAAGCAGACGTTAAAGCCGCTACTAAAGCATTTACTGGTTGGACACTCGACCCACACAGTGGTTCCTTTACTAAACGTCGTGATCAACACAATACTAATCGTATTACTTTTCTAGGTCGCAGTGGGCAATTTGATGGCGAAGATATTTTAGATATTTTGCTGCAACAGCCGCGTACTGCTGAATCTATTGTTATACAGTTATGGCGTGAATTCATTAATCCAGATCGTTTAGATACTGGCAGTATTCGTCAATTGGCTCAGGTATTTAGACAAAGCAATTATGATATTAAAACCCTTATGCGAGCTTTACTGAATCATGAAGCTTTTTGGGCTAAGCATAATCGTGGCACTATTATTAAATCACCTATTGAGATTTTAGTGGGCACTATACGAATGATTCCCTATCCGCCCGAAACTATTACTGAAATGGTTAATTTATGCAGACTATTAGGGCAAGAATTATTTGATCCTCCTAATGTAAAAGGTTGGGCAGGGAATCAGCATTGGATTAACAGTCAAACCTTATTAGTACGCACTTCTTACTTAACTAAATTATCGCGGGGTAATTTAAATAGACGAGTTAATACCGGATTAAATCTACCCAAAACCAGTAATGAACAAATACAAGAGTGGATGCTTGCCATACCGGCGGTAAATCCATTACCGGAGATACCGGGGGATAGACGTTTAGTGCGTGGGTTATTATTAGACCCCGCTTTTCAATTAGTCTAG
- a CDS encoding DUF4405 domain-containing protein: MSYLRSWATPLTIGSFVISTVTGIVLFFHWNLGLAKPAHEWLSWFMVLGVALHLSVNWRAFKNYFTQVVPLGVIGLFSVLTVASLLPLGLDTGGKPPQVKALDALQRAPISAIAAVQQQPLEAVTQRLQAAGIAVTDPNQTIQQVAEAAHKSEREILGIIFK; encoded by the coding sequence ATGAGTTATTTACGTTCGTGGGCTACACCGCTCACTATTGGTTCTTTTGTTATTTCTACTGTAACAGGCATAGTATTATTTTTTCACTGGAATCTAGGTTTAGCTAAACCGGCTCATGAGTGGTTGAGTTGGTTTATGGTGTTGGGAGTAGCGTTGCATTTAAGCGTCAATTGGCGGGCTTTTAAAAATTATTTTACTCAAGTAGTACCTCTAGGAGTGATAGGCTTATTCAGTGTATTAACAGTAGCCTCTTTACTGCCCCTAGGTTTAGATACTGGTGGCAAGCCACCCCAAGTGAAGGCATTAGATGCGCTACAGCGAGCGCCTATCAGTGCTATAGCAGCGGTACAGCAACAACCTCTAGAAGCTGTTACACAACGTTTACAAGCAGCAGGGATTGCAGTCACCGACCCTAACCAAACGATACAACAAGTGGCAGAAGCAGCCCATAAATCTGAGCGTGAGATATTAGGTATTATTTTTAAATAA
- a CDS encoding DNA polymerase III subunit chi produces MTSIRFYVLKSNQLQARLLLACKLIEKAYSQQLKTYVHTQHAAMSMQLDELLWTYNDFSFIPHELAPSPKKDSPVLIGHDYEPVENCDYLINLSGDMPAFFARFERFAEILDQDETILHAGRKRYQFYRDRGYTLDYHTLG; encoded by the coding sequence ATGACTAGCATTCGCTTTTACGTGCTTAAGTCCAATCAATTACAAGCAAGACTATTGCTTGCTTGTAAATTGATTGAAAAGGCCTATAGCCAACAATTAAAAACCTATGTGCATACTCAACATGCGGCTATGAGTATGCAATTGGATGAGCTGCTATGGACTTATAATGATTTCAGCTTTATTCCACACGAACTAGCGCCTAGCCCTAAAAAAGATAGCCCCGTTCTCATTGGGCATGATTATGAACCAGTTGAAAATTGCGACTATTTAATTAATCTGTCTGGTGATATGCCCGCTTTTTTTGCTCGATTTGAGCGCTTTGCTGAAATTTTAGATCAGGACGAAACTATTTTGCACGCTGGTCGCAAACGTTACCAATTTTATCGCGATCGTGGCTATACTCTAGACTATCATACGCTCGGTTAG